The Trichocoleus sp. FACHB-46 region TCACAGCCTGCGTCAGCCAGTTTGCGTCGGAGCAGACGAATTTGCGCTGCTACCACATTGCTAGTTGGTTCCGCTCCCACCTCCCAAAGCTGATCCATCAACTGTTGGCTGGTGACCACTTGGTTGGGATGTTTCATGAAATACTCCAGGGTCTGAAACTCCTTAGCTGTCAGGGCGATCGCCGCTGTCTCCCCACTTGCAACCTGGAGGAAAACTTGGTGGGTGCCGTAATCTAGCACTAGATGTCCCACCTGTAGTTGCGACGGTTGCAGTTGGGGCGATCGCCGCTGTAAGGCTCGCATCCGGGCCAGAAGTTCTGCCATCCCGAACGGTTTGACGAGATAATCATCGGCCCCCGCATCTAAGCCTGTGACTTTATCTTCCATGCGGTCTTTAGCTGTCAGCAGCAAAACAGGGAGAGATTTTTGCTGGGTGCGGAGTCGCTGGCAGAGTTCCACACCAGATAAGCCGGGAAGCATCCAGTCGAAGATCGCCAGCGTATACTCAATCCATTCAGTGTTTAGATACTCCCAAGCGGCGGTGCCATCTTGCACCCAATCCACTACATATTTTTCTCGGTTTAAGACGCGCTGAATCGCTTTGCCGAGATCAACTTCATCCTCTACCAGTAGAACTCGCATTCGCTTGTGGTTCCCGCTCAGTGCTACTGTTTGAAGCTGAAGCGACCATTCACCTTTTCGCCGCTGATATCTGAAAGAATGGCGACTTTATATTCTCCAGCGTTACTCTCCGGCAAGATGGCGGCGTAATGCTGACCTTGCGCGTCATACTTCATGTCTAAGGATTTCTGACTGCCATCAGGTAACTGCACTTGAGCGGTGACTTTAGCATTGGCAATAGGCTCATGATTGTCTCCCTTCTGCAAGAAGAAGTCGATATGAGTCCCTGCCGCTTCTTTAGCAGTCACGAGTTCCAAATGGTAAGGACCCGACTCAACCACTTGTCCTCCTTGCCCCCCGTGAGCGCCTGCTGGGGCAGAGCTGGGACTGGTGGCTGTAGAGGCAGCAGGGCTACTGGTTGAATTAACCACCTGATTATTGGTCTGATTACCACTGCTGCAAGCGCCCAAGAAGAGGAGTCCAAGGGCGGCAACAGCGATCGCACTAACTTTTAATTGCATAATTTTTCTCCTGGTTGGTAGAAGAGAGGTTAGGAAACAGATGCTTGCCAAACTTGGCATAGAGAGCAGGCAGGACCAGCAGAGTTAACGCTGTAGAGGTGAATAACCCACCTAAAACCACGATCGCTAGGGGTTGCAAAATTTCCTTTCCGGGTCCGCCTGCCACGACTAAGGGAGCTAACCCTAAGGCTGAAGTAAACGCGGTCATCAGAATGGCGTTTAGCCGCTCCATTGAACCTTTGATCAAAATGTCTTTGAGTGGCATCCCTTCGGTGAACTTGGTGTTGTAGTTGTCCACCAGCAGCAGACCATTCCGGGTCGCGACGCCAAATAAGGTGACGAAGCCCACCAACGATGCGATCGATAAAATTCCTCCGGTTAAAGCCACCGCAATTACGCCTCCTACCAAAGCCAACGGCAAATTGATCATGATCGCAGCCGTGGAAGGAATCGACTTCACCGAGAGATACATGATGATCGTAATCACCACAAAGGCGATCGCGCTGAAGATGAGAATGTTTTGGCTGGCGCGTTCTTCGGCTTCAAACTGTCCCGCGTACTGAATGTAATAACCGGGTGGCAATTGAATTTGTCGCTGCACCTGAGCCTGAATGTCGTTCACCACCGATCGCAAGGCTCTCCCTTGAGCGTTTGCCGCTACCACGATCAGGCGCGAGACATTCTCCCGGTTGATGGTGTTTGGGCCTGTGCCTTCTTGGATCGTTGCGACTTGAGCCAACGGAATTTTATTGCCATTGGGTGTATCGACCATTAAGTTGGCGATCGCATCTATGCTTTGGCGGGCGGCTGGGTTGAGCCAAACCACCAAATCAAAGGTTTGTTGCTGTTCTAAAACTTGAGACACCACTCGTCCATTCAGCGCGGTTTCAATTGTTTCGGAGAGCTGCCCCATGCTCAAGCCGTATCTTGCCGCTGCTTCCCGATCAAATTGGATTTGGATTTGCTCCACCGGGATTTGTGGTTCTAATTGCAAATCCACAATGCCCTCAACCGACTGCATCACATCATTCACCTGCTGACCCAAGGTGCGGAGTTGTTCCAAATCGGGACCAAAGATTTTAACGGCGATCGCACTTCTCACGCCTGACAGCACCTCATCCATCCGGTGAGAGATAAAGCCACCCACATTAGGAGCCGCTCCCGGAACCTGGTTAAATTCCTGGCGCAAGGCTTCCACTGTGGTTTGGCGGTCTTGCATCCCTGCTGGACTTAGCTCCACATCGATATGCGCCAAATTCACACCTGCAGCATCGGCATCTCCCTCTGCCCGTCCCGCCCGCACCTGAATGGAGGCAAATCTGGGGTCATCCTTTAGCTGATGCTCTAATACTGAGGTGGCACTGTTGGTTGCTTCCAGAGAGGAACCGGGATAGAGCAGCAGCGTGTTCACTAGCGATTGCTCTTGAAACTCCGGTAAGAAGATGCGCCCAAAGGACGGCACGATAATCGTGGTCGCGACCAAACTGGCGATCGCCAAGCCTAGAATCAGGGGCGATCGCCGCATTGAGAATGTGAGTAGCGGCAAATAGAGTCCTTTGAAGAACCGGGCCACCCAGGGTTCCCGTTCTGGTAAGCGACCGTAGGGCAGCAAAATCGCACAGAGAGCTGGGGTGACGGTTAAGGCAACCACACTAGAGGCCAGCACTGCGACTAAGTAGCCCAACCCCATCGGGATAAAGATGCTGCCTTCGACTCCCGTCAGGGCAAAGATAGGAGAGAAGACCACAACGGTGATAATTGTGGCTCCAAAGACAGAATCTCGCACTTCTTGGCAACCTTCAAACACGACCTCTAGAACGGGACGGGGGTTGGGAGAATATTTGTTCTCGCGGAGACAACGGTAGACATTTTCTGCATCGACGATCGCATCATCGACCGCAGAACCGATGGCAACTGC contains the following coding sequences:
- the rppA gene encoding two-component system response regulator RppA is translated as MRVLLVEDEVDLGKAIQRVLNREKYVVDWVQDGTAAWEYLNTEWIEYTLAIFDWMLPGLSGVELCQRLRTQQKSLPVLLLTAKDRMEDKVTGLDAGADDYLVKPFGMAELLARMRALQRRSPQLQPSQLQVGHLVLDYGTHQVFLQVASGETAAIALTAKEFQTLEYFMKHPNQVVTSQQLMDQLWEVGAEPTSNVVAAQIRLLRRKLADAGCDGLIETVHGLGYRLHAHAAK
- a CDS encoding efflux RND transporter permease subunit, encoding MLSTIIKWAIARRWLVILGAIVITIWIFRTIIQMPLDVFPPFAPPQVEIQTEAPGLAPEEVESLVTLPIESAINGTPGVTTVRSSSAASISVVRVIFNWGTDIYQARQLVTERLQSAQSKLPEGVETPEVAPISSPIGTIVTYAFTSQTTDLMQVRRLVDWQVTNRLLAVPGVAQVIIFGGDVRQYQVLVAPEKLQAFNVSLQDVTEAVAAANVNAPGGYLITPDREKLIRGIGRIEDIEALKQSVITARNGTPVRITEVAEVKIGAAVKRGDASVNGQKAVVAIVNKQPLADTPTVTRAVEAAMAEVKAGLPSDVQVATTFRQETYIDASIENVREALLEGSIIVALILIPFLMNWRNLAVCLAALPFSLLIGILALNWLGQGLNTMTLGGLAVAIGSAVDDAIVDAENVYRCLRENKYSPNPRPVLEVVFEGCQEVRDSVFGATIITVVVFSPIFALTGVEGSIFIPMGLGYLVAVLASSVVALTVTPALCAILLPYGRLPEREPWVARFFKGLYLPLLTFSMRRSPLILGLAIASLVATTIIVPSFGRIFLPEFQEQSLVNTLLLYPGSSLEATNSATSVLEHQLKDDPRFASIQVRAGRAEGDADAAGVNLAHIDVELSPAGMQDRQTTVEALRQEFNQVPGAAPNVGGFISHRMDEVLSGVRSAIAVKIFGPDLEQLRTLGQQVNDVMQSVEGIVDLQLEPQIPVEQIQIQFDREAAARYGLSMGQLSETIETALNGRVVSQVLEQQQTFDLVVWLNPAARQSIDAIANLMVDTPNGNKIPLAQVATIQEGTGPNTINRENVSRLIVVAANAQGRALRSVVNDIQAQVQRQIQLPPGYYIQYAGQFEAEERASQNILIFSAIAFVVITIIMYLSVKSIPSTAAIMINLPLALVGGVIAVALTGGILSIASLVGFVTLFGVATRNGLLLVDNYNTKFTEGMPLKDILIKGSMERLNAILMTAFTSALGLAPLVVAGGPGKEILQPLAIVVLGGLFTSTALTLLVLPALYAKFGKHLFPNLSSTNQEKNYAIKS